In the genome of Kluyveromyces marxianus DMKU3-1042 DNA, complete genome, chromosome 1, one region contains:
- the COQ5 gene encoding 2-hexaprenyl-6-methoxy-1,4-benzoquinone methyltransferase (mitochondrial), whose protein sequence is MIPTRTKLGTQLCFKNGKLALPHQTINNLRYLSSTRLQLNKNTTVDENSTTHFGSKTVLKEEKEKLVGNVFSSVASKYDVMNDIMSLGIHRLWKDHFINKLDAGKRPNSTEPLHFIDVAGGSGDIAFGLLDHAEQKFHDVESTMHIVDINADMLKEGEKRAMEQGKYYNDPRVTFLVQNGETLEQIESNSKDIYTISFGIRNFTNIQAGLNTAYRVLKPGGIFFCLEFSKIENPLVNLAYQNWAKVLPVMGSIVANDYDSYQYLVESIERFPSQENFKSMIEKAGFQSCGYENLTFGTCAIHWGIKT, encoded by the coding sequence ATGATTCCTACAAGAACGAAACTTGGAACACAATTGTGCTTCAAAAATGGTAAATTGGCACTACCTCATCAAACTATCAACAATCTAAGATATTTGTCATCTACTAGGCtccaattgaacaaaaatacaacTGTTGATGAGAATTCAACTACACATTTTGGGTCTAAAACTGTTTTAAAGgaggagaaagaaaaacttgTCGGTAATGTTTTCTCCAGTGTAGCTTCAAAATACGATGTTATGAACGATATTATGTCTCTTGGTATCCACAGATTATGGAAGGACCATTTCATTAATAAGTTGGATGCAGGTAAAAGACCAAACTCTACTGAACCATTGCATTTTATTGATGTAGCTGGTGGGTCTGGAGATATCGCGTTTGGTCTTTTGGATCACGCTGAACAGAAATTCCATGACGTGGAATCTACCATGCATATCGTTGATATCAATGCTGATATGTTGAAGGAAGGTGAGAAGAGAGCTATGGAGCAAGGGAAGTATTACAATGATCCTCGTGTGACATTTTTAGTTCAAAATGGTGAAACTCTGGAACAAATTGAGTCAAACTCCAAGGATATCTACACTATTTCTTTCGGTATCAGAAACTTCACTAATATTCAAGCTGGTTTGAACACTGCTTACCGTGTGCTAAAACCAGGTGgaatctttttctgtttAGAGTTCTCAAAAATCGAGAACCCACTAGTAAATCTAGCTTACCAAAACTGGGCTAAGGTGTTGCCTGTTATGGGATCTATAGTTGCAAATGATTACGATTCATATCAATACCTTGTAGAATCCATTGAAAGATTCCCCAGTCAAGAAAATTTCAAGTCTATGATCGAAAAGGCAGGGTTTCAATCTTGTGGATATGAAAATCTAACTTTTGGTACATGCGCTATCCATTGGGGTATCAAAACATAG